A region of uncultured Draconibacterium sp. DNA encodes the following proteins:
- a CDS encoding arylsulfatase encodes MEKRFWSKMVIPFVATLAFGCQGNRQAQETSAQLPNIIYILADDLGYGDLSCLGQQNYQTPNIDRLAAKGMLFTQHYAGSTVCAPSRCSLMTGLHTGHTLVRGNKEVEPEGQWPIPDSAYTLAEMLKKAGYITGAFGKWGLGFPGSEGDPNLQGFDQFFGYNCQRKAHNYYPEYLWDNQKKLFLEGNTGDHFVDYAPEIIHRKALDFIDSNKDEPFFLFYPNVIPHAELIAPEENMSLFRNKFNPELSYKGVDSGPGFRDGSYCSQPESHTAFVAMVDILDKQVGEIVSKLKELGLEENTIIMFTSDNGPHKEGGADPDYFDSNGPLRGYKRDLYEGGIRVPMIVSWPGIIAPGSKTDHISAFWDVMPTLAEIAGCNALGGLDGISFLPVLTGQDGQKQHKSLYWEFHELGGRQAVRMGDWKLVCYNVLREEEKTIELYNLKTDVGEKLNVAGFNPEIVQKMIVMLQKSRTDSELFQFEQQ; translated from the coding sequence ATGGAAAAGCGCTTTTGGTCGAAAATGGTAATTCCCTTTGTTGCGACTCTTGCTTTTGGTTGTCAGGGAAATAGGCAAGCACAGGAAACAAGTGCTCAGCTACCAAATATTATTTACATTTTAGCAGATGACTTGGGTTATGGGGATTTGAGTTGCCTTGGCCAGCAAAATTATCAAACTCCAAATATTGACCGACTCGCAGCGAAAGGGATGTTGTTCACGCAGCATTACGCCGGAAGTACCGTATGTGCACCTTCCCGGTGTTCGTTGATGACCGGCTTACATACAGGGCACACGCTCGTCCGGGGGAATAAGGAAGTGGAACCTGAAGGTCAGTGGCCAATTCCCGATTCTGCGTACACGTTGGCGGAGATGCTGAAAAAGGCCGGTTACATTACCGGGGCTTTCGGAAAGTGGGGACTCGGTTTTCCAGGTTCTGAAGGTGATCCGAACCTACAGGGTTTCGATCAGTTCTTTGGCTACAATTGCCAGCGAAAAGCACACAATTATTATCCTGAATATTTGTGGGACAATCAAAAAAAATTATTCCTGGAAGGAAATACAGGGGATCATTTTGTTGATTATGCACCAGAAATTATACATCGTAAAGCACTTGATTTCATTGATAGCAACAAGGACGAACCATTTTTTCTATTCTATCCGAATGTGATTCCACATGCTGAGTTAATAGCTCCAGAGGAAAATATGAGTTTGTTCCGGAATAAATTTAATCCTGAGCTTAGTTACAAAGGAGTGGATTCCGGTCCCGGGTTTCGTGACGGCAGTTATTGTTCCCAACCTGAAAGCCACACAGCGTTTGTTGCAATGGTTGACATTCTGGATAAACAAGTTGGCGAAATTGTCTCAAAACTGAAAGAGCTTGGGCTGGAAGAAAATACCATCATCATGTTCACTTCAGATAATGGCCCCCATAAAGAGGGTGGTGCCGATCCTGACTATTTCGACAGCAACGGCCCATTAAGGGGCTACAAGCGTGATCTCTATGAAGGAGGAATCCGTGTGCCAATGATTGTTAGTTGGCCGGGTATTATTGCACCAGGCTCCAAAACAGATCATATTTCTGCTTTTTGGGATGTGATGCCAACCCTGGCTGAAATTGCAGGATGTAACGCACTTGGCGGCTTGGATGGCATCTCCTTTTTGCCGGTGTTAACCGGACAAGACGGACAAAAGCAACATAAAAGCCTGTATTGGGAGTTTCACGAACTTGGAGGCAGGCAGGCAGTCCGAATGGGCGACTGGAAATTGGTTTGCTACAATGTGTTACGGGAGGAAGAAAAAACGATCGAGTTATACAACCTCAAAACAGATGTCGGTGAAAAACTGAATGTAGCCGGATTCAACCCTGAAATAGTACAAAAGATGATAGTTATGCTTCAGAAATCGCGAACAGATTCAGAACTATTTCAATTTGAACAACAATAA
- a CDS encoding RagB/SusD family nutrient uptake outer membrane protein, with amino-acid sequence MSKIVNFLIGGLALLSVTSCVNDFLEVEPVSDLTSETFWKTPKDAESGLNAVYAQMAINYGSSSNLNFLMWFEGRAADTWHAQYMDVNGVNVNTNNIHSGMSVTSWNGYYSAIGRANYALYYLDKMEGVAVENKNHYLAEASFLRAKMYFDMVTIWGDVPLITEPTLDPDLSKMYVSRTSKDEVMTQILTDLDVAITKVNPTVTDVSKFNIGAAYALQAHVAMWNHDFQTAYSATTELIKLNRYGLQSIDNWTKIFSEGNTSENIWTIKWNYANMGNNQSLDKLGRETSALSLNKEFIEEWETYTDDKRTYLSYDTARTFTWETHLLENCYGLGLWKWYGPESPGRLEGQNEHPFIIYRLADIYLLRAEAANQLGKEAEALKYLNLVRNRAGMTDITAADYPYSVDKTSLEELILWERKVELLGEGHRWNDLVRTGRARDINNEVFQTYYTTWGLTSATPFSGSDCELLFPINADDMIESKGHLEQSPCY; translated from the coding sequence ATGAGTAAAATAGTTAATTTTTTAATTGGTGGTCTGGCACTGCTTTCAGTTACTTCCTGTGTAAACGATTTTCTGGAAGTAGAACCAGTAAGTGACCTGACTTCTGAGACTTTTTGGAAAACGCCCAAAGATGCGGAGAGTGGACTAAATGCTGTTTACGCACAAATGGCAATCAACTACGGATCATCATCAAATCTTAATTTTTTGATGTGGTTCGAGGGAAGAGCGGCTGATACCTGGCATGCTCAGTATATGGACGTGAATGGTGTCAATGTAAATACCAACAACATTCATTCTGGAATGTCAGTTACTTCATGGAATGGATATTACAGCGCAATTGGACGTGCAAACTATGCTTTGTACTATCTGGATAAGATGGAAGGAGTTGCTGTTGAGAATAAAAACCATTACTTGGCAGAAGCTTCATTTTTGCGTGCGAAAATGTACTTTGATATGGTCACCATTTGGGGCGATGTTCCACTGATCACTGAGCCAACATTGGATCCTGATCTTTCGAAAATGTACGTTTCGCGTACATCAAAAGATGAGGTGATGACCCAAATATTAACAGACCTTGATGTGGCGATTACCAAAGTGAATCCTACAGTTACAGACGTTTCCAAGTTTAATATTGGTGCAGCTTACGCATTGCAGGCACATGTGGCTATGTGGAATCATGATTTTCAAACGGCTTATTCTGCAACTACAGAATTAATCAAGCTAAATAGGTATGGCTTGCAAAGTATTGACAATTGGACAAAAATCTTTAGCGAAGGGAATACTTCAGAAAATATTTGGACAATCAAGTGGAATTATGCCAACATGGGCAACAACCAGAGTCTTGACAAATTGGGAAGGGAAACATCAGCTTTATCTCTGAACAAGGAGTTTATTGAAGAATGGGAAACCTATACTGATGATAAAAGGACATATTTGAGCTACGACACTGCTCGTACTTTTACCTGGGAAACTCACTTGCTGGAGAATTGCTATGGTTTAGGTTTATGGAAATGGTATGGACCGGAAAGTCCTGGAAGACTTGAAGGACAAAACGAACATCCTTTTATTATCTATCGCTTAGCTGATATCTATTTGTTGAGGGCAGAGGCAGCCAACCAGCTCGGCAAGGAAGCCGAAGCATTGAAATATCTGAATTTGGTAAGAAATAGGGCTGGAATGACTGACATAACTGCTGCAGATTATCCTTATTCTGTCGATAAGACTTCACTTGAAGAGTTAATTCTTTGGGAAAGAAAAGTGGAGCTTTTGGGCGAAGGGCATCGTTGGAATGATTTGGTTAGGACCGGACGGGCCAGAGATATCAATAACGAGGTATTTCAGACTTACTACACGACTTGGGGACTTACATCAGCTACTCCATTCTCTGGGAGTGACTGTGAATTATTGTTTCCGATTAATGCCGATGATATGATCGAAAGTAAAGGACACTTGGAACAAAGTCCTTGTTATTAA
- a CDS encoding glycoside hydrolase family 31 protein codes for MKLINTILFLVFCLFANAQNLVSKDGDKHIRIKNSSYELVVNKNPIGIELLKGNLVISSLSGSNGFSYSNENGANHLVAINDWQKQGKTLFLKAESDQTEMLSEIVIVMKNDKVEVSWTLPEMENVESMKLAFDLIDGNHWYGGHVNGGHNWPLETAQVSFEPFLAHSNQGTPFWLTSAGVGYFMPCYHPMGFTINNEDNGRFEVSVKETRKVSMELLIEENAPKVYRSFAKEIGLPKVVPPKGFFDKPTFNTWIEYMKDLDQQKIMDYAHDIRENDFPCDVLMIDAGWSPIHGEYEFIEERFPDPKAMIDELHEMGFKVMLWISPYVREGSKDFEFLVSNDYLIRDETGTKPGHIKWWGGNDYELDMSNPEAFDWFLEKLRKLQQKYGVDGFKQDGGDAKYIPENYQTFADVSSNGSTDYWAKLGDYFEYNEYRVSWMAQSSGLVQRLRDKHNNWTRESGLGSLIPDGLTNSLIGYPYFCPDMIGGGDAKDFRDPNYKGMGTELFIRWTEASALMPMMQFSYSPWHLEKKTVGICRKYAKLHEDLGDYIYEFALQAATTGDPIARPLFYDNPEDEEAYLISDEFILGDRILVAPVLEEGAIDRNIYLPKGLWKDYWSDKTYQGGRTLEDYPAPIDVLPLFIKLN; via the coding sequence ATGAAATTAATAAATACCATTTTATTCCTTGTTTTTTGCCTTTTTGCAAATGCGCAAAATTTGGTTTCAAAAGATGGAGACAAACATATTAGAATAAAGAATTCATCTTATGAATTGGTGGTGAACAAAAATCCTATTGGAATTGAATTACTAAAAGGAAACCTCGTAATCTCTTCACTTTCGGGTTCGAACGGTTTTTCCTATTCCAACGAAAATGGAGCAAATCATCTTGTTGCAATTAATGATTGGCAAAAGCAGGGGAAAACCTTGTTTTTAAAAGCTGAATCTGATCAAACGGAGATGCTTTCGGAAATCGTTATTGTCATGAAGAATGATAAGGTTGAAGTTTCATGGACGCTACCAGAGATGGAAAATGTAGAGTCGATGAAATTAGCTTTCGATCTTATTGATGGAAACCACTGGTATGGAGGACACGTGAACGGCGGTCACAACTGGCCACTTGAGACCGCTCAGGTAAGCTTTGAACCATTTCTGGCACACTCGAATCAGGGAACCCCGTTTTGGTTGACTTCCGCGGGTGTTGGTTATTTTATGCCATGCTATCACCCAATGGGTTTTACCATCAACAATGAGGATAACGGACGATTTGAAGTTTCGGTAAAGGAAACCCGCAAGGTTTCAATGGAGCTTTTGATTGAAGAAAATGCCCCGAAAGTATATCGCAGCTTTGCAAAGGAAATCGGACTTCCAAAAGTTGTTCCTCCCAAAGGCTTTTTCGATAAGCCAACTTTCAATACCTGGATTGAGTACATGAAAGATCTGGATCAGCAGAAAATTATGGATTATGCACACGACATTCGCGAAAATGACTTTCCATGTGACGTATTGATGATTGATGCAGGCTGGTCTCCTATTCACGGGGAATATGAGTTTATTGAAGAGCGTTTTCCTGATCCTAAAGCGATGATCGATGAGCTGCATGAAATGGGTTTCAAGGTAATGCTTTGGATTTCTCCATACGTGAGGGAAGGTTCAAAAGACTTTGAATTTTTGGTATCAAACGACTACCTGATTCGGGATGAAACCGGAACCAAACCCGGGCATATCAAATGGTGGGGTGGAAATGATTATGAACTGGACATGAGCAACCCGGAAGCATTCGACTGGTTTTTGGAAAAACTTCGCAAGCTTCAGCAGAAATATGGTGTGGACGGATTTAAGCAAGATGGAGGTGATGCAAAATACATTCCTGAGAACTATCAAACTTTTGCAGACGTGAGTTCAAATGGATCGACTGATTATTGGGCGAAGTTAGGCGATTATTTCGAGTACAATGAGTATCGTGTTAGCTGGATGGCTCAATCATCGGGACTTGTACAACGCTTGCGGGACAAACACAACAACTGGACTCGTGAGAGCGGCTTGGGCTCATTAATTCCTGACGGTTTGACGAACTCGTTGATTGGCTACCCTTATTTTTGTCCGGATATGATTGGTGGTGGAGATGCCAAAGATTTTCGCGATCCGAACTACAAGGGAATGGGGACTGAGCTTTTTATTCGTTGGACCGAGGCAAGCGCCTTAATGCCCATGATGCAGTTCTCTTACTCGCCATGGCATTTGGAAAAGAAAACAGTTGGTATCTGTCGGAAATATGCTAAGTTGCATGAAGACTTGGGTGATTATATTTACGAATTTGCATTGCAAGCTGCAACAACAGGCGATCCAATTGCCCGGCCTCTTTTCTATGATAATCCGGAGGATGAAGAAGCTTATCTGATTAGTGATGAGTTTATTTTGGGCGATCGGATTTTGGTTGCTCCGGTTTTGGAAGAAGGTGCTATCGATCGAAATATATACCTCCCAAAAGGATTATGGAAAGACTACTGGTCGGATAAGACTTATCAAGGTGGTAGAACCTTGGAAGACTATCCGGCACCAATCGATGTATTGCCTTTGTTCATAAAACTGAACTAG
- a CDS encoding glycoside hydrolase family 2 TIM barrel-domain containing protein has protein sequence MKLRIVFLVVVLFCLAISTLGAQRIYLSGKDASDAVPWEFKMSTGRNSGFWTTIPVPSNWEQHGFGYYTYGMDHDAFLTDPEIGYYKRTFVLKDTGKNRYRLTFQGAMTDTHVKINGISAGAVHQGGFTQFSYDITNLVKKGENRIEVEVHKSSNSENVQEAERVTDFWLFGGIFRPVYIDILPNEFIERVAINATMDGTFEMDVYTDGMDHERMLTATIFDSEGKPIGEKMEIKVASGNSVSRLSSKFRNIKLWSHELPKLYRVEVKLSADNQVIHSYSQKFGFRTFEVRDHDGFYLNGKRILLKGASLHSFRPKTGRTLSKANIEENFRIMKDLNFNVVRPCHYPPDEYLFELCDSLGLLAMDELTGWHHPLGKEVGSKLVKELISRDVNHPSIILWGNGNHFAHNPALDEDFFRWDIQRRRPLKNTARVETWPGDYDPDFDPVDTRFYPSYEQLVERLSDKHIVLPNEAIHALYDGGGGAGLSDYWKAFKESRVGGGLIIWALFDEGIYRTDLNRIDVQESKAADGLVGPNGEKEGSYFAVKEIWSPVQIKMKELPTGFDGTIEVENDFSFVNLNQCRFEWQLENFAGPYEIQSGARVVDEGVTESVSIPASTNGKLRIKLPADWKKCEALKLKVYDHTDRELSSWAWTIATSQKLAGKLVMPKTVEIKRTGEFQFLIGNNSVSFDPQTGVLREIEVNGSLLPVTNVPFLVAQSSGADFQSNLKKGKVTVLKTEAGYVIESSNNNGFDWFKWEIHSTGSLKLSYEYTLPEGKYFYAGVGMEVPEKDVLSKRWLGKGPYRIWKNRTQGGILNVWDITKTKNIPGQVWNLPEFEGCFSPFYWAVFRLTNHQNVALATPGEELVLGVLNPQNGEDPKLATWYYPEKEGIYLFNCISPVGGKWKEAREYGPSSQATEINETCKGSFQVQLFSSLSDSEIVRKVKEIE, from the coding sequence ATGAAATTAAGAATAGTTTTTCTGGTTGTGGTTCTGTTCTGTCTGGCTATCAGCACATTGGGGGCGCAACGCATTTATCTTTCTGGGAAAGATGCATCCGATGCAGTTCCCTGGGAATTCAAGATGTCGACCGGAAGAAACAGCGGTTTCTGGACCACCATCCCGGTTCCGTCAAATTGGGAACAACACGGATTTGGGTATTATACATATGGGATGGATCATGATGCTTTCTTGACAGATCCTGAGATTGGGTATTATAAAAGGACATTTGTCCTCAAAGACACTGGCAAGAACAGATACCGACTCACTTTTCAGGGAGCGATGACCGATACCCATGTGAAAATTAACGGAATTTCTGCAGGAGCGGTACATCAAGGCGGATTCACGCAGTTCAGTTATGATATTACGAATTTGGTCAAAAAAGGGGAGAACCGAATTGAAGTCGAAGTTCATAAATCATCAAACAGTGAGAATGTACAGGAAGCTGAACGAGTAACTGATTTCTGGCTGTTTGGAGGGATTTTTCGTCCTGTTTACATCGATATTCTTCCAAATGAATTTATAGAACGTGTAGCAATTAATGCCACTATGGATGGGACTTTTGAAATGGACGTTTATACTGATGGAATGGATCATGAGAGAATGCTGACGGCTACAATATTCGACAGTGAAGGAAAACCGATCGGTGAAAAAATGGAGATAAAAGTAGCCTCAGGGAATTCTGTTTCACGACTCAGCAGTAAATTCCGAAACATCAAACTATGGTCACACGAGTTACCAAAACTTTATCGGGTGGAAGTGAAATTGTCTGCTGATAATCAGGTCATTCATTCCTATTCGCAAAAGTTTGGTTTCCGAACTTTTGAAGTTCGGGATCATGACGGATTTTATCTAAATGGGAAAAGAATTTTACTAAAAGGTGCGTCACTGCATAGCTTTCGTCCAAAAACAGGAAGAACACTGTCCAAAGCTAATATCGAAGAAAACTTTCGAATCATGAAGGATCTAAATTTTAACGTGGTCCGACCGTGTCATTATCCTCCTGACGAATATCTGTTTGAATTATGTGATTCGCTTGGACTTTTGGCAATGGATGAATTAACAGGTTGGCATCATCCGCTGGGAAAAGAAGTTGGAAGCAAACTTGTGAAGGAGCTAATCAGCCGTGATGTCAACCATCCTTCCATAATTCTTTGGGGAAATGGAAACCATTTTGCACATAATCCGGCTCTTGATGAAGATTTTTTCAGATGGGATATTCAAAGGAGACGTCCATTAAAAAACACAGCGCGGGTTGAAACATGGCCTGGAGACTATGATCCTGATTTTGATCCGGTTGATACGCGATTTTATCCCAGTTACGAACAGCTTGTTGAACGGCTGTCGGACAAGCATATTGTACTCCCGAATGAAGCCATACATGCGCTTTATGATGGCGGAGGAGGAGCCGGATTGTCCGACTATTGGAAAGCTTTTAAAGAATCAAGAGTTGGGGGCGGATTGATAATCTGGGCCTTGTTCGATGAGGGGATTTATCGCACCGACCTGAATCGGATTGATGTGCAGGAAAGCAAGGCTGCCGATGGGCTAGTGGGACCCAACGGTGAAAAGGAAGGCAGCTATTTTGCGGTGAAGGAAATCTGGTCCCCCGTTCAAATAAAAATGAAAGAACTACCAACCGGTTTCGACGGAACCATCGAAGTAGAAAACGACTTTTCATTTGTCAATCTAAACCAATGTCGGTTTGAATGGCAACTGGAGAACTTTGCCGGCCCATACGAAATACAATCCGGAGCCCGCGTTGTTGATGAAGGAGTGACCGAGTCTGTTAGTATTCCTGCCAGTACCAACGGAAAATTAAGAATAAAGCTTCCTGCCGATTGGAAAAAGTGCGAAGCCCTAAAACTGAAGGTTTATGATCATACCGATCGGGAACTGTCTTCGTGGGCATGGACTATTGCAACATCACAAAAACTCGCGGGTAAACTGGTAATGCCCAAGACAGTGGAGATTAAACGAACCGGGGAATTTCAATTTTTGATCGGCAATAATTCGGTCAGTTTTGATCCGCAGACCGGCGTTCTTCGGGAAATTGAAGTGAATGGTTCTCTATTACCTGTTACGAATGTTCCTTTTTTGGTTGCACAATCGTCAGGGGCCGACTTTCAATCCAATTTGAAAAAAGGGAAGGTGACAGTTCTGAAAACGGAAGCTGGATATGTGATTGAAAGCTCTAATAATAATGGATTTGACTGGTTTAAATGGGAAATCCATTCAACCGGAAGTTTGAAACTCTCATACGAATACACCTTGCCAGAAGGCAAATATTTTTACGCTGGCGTGGGGATGGAAGTGCCAGAAAAAGATGTGCTCAGCAAACGCTGGTTGGGAAAAGGCCCATATCGCATTTGGAAAAACCGAACCCAGGGAGGAATTTTAAATGTGTGGGACATCACAAAAACTAAAAATATTCCCGGACAAGTTTGGAACCTGCCGGAGTTTGAAGGATGTTTTTCTCCGTTTTACTGGGCCGTTTTCCGGCTTACCAATCATCAGAATGTGGCGCTTGCAACACCCGGTGAAGAATTGGTATTGGGTGTGCTGAACCCGCAGAATGGCGAAGACCCCAAATTGGCAACCTGGTACTATCCTGAAAAAGAAGGTATCTACTTGTTTAACTGCATTTCACCAGTTGGTGGTAAGTGGAAAGAGGCCAGAGAGTACGGACCAAGCTCTCAGGCTACCGAGATTAACGAAACCTGCAAAGGTTCATTTCAAGTACAGCTGTTTTCTTCGCTAAGCGATTCAGAAATAGTTCGCAAGGTGAAGGAAATAGAATAA
- a CDS encoding fasciclin domain-containing protein, translated as MNKIDIKFKVLMFLIAAFAINGIVTSCTLFGLDLQEEYPYEYSSKDPNIYMTAYEFVESRQFNDMSRMYAAINLTGLQAEYEKEGRTFMILNDGAFGNYMNDNHLDDIASADVETLKNYLMSNIANGEYTSLELSTVPMEMDILFKNDSTKLFLNRRPVGASTANKYQIHVNNFPGTLKYFSVRTSNIIATNGVIHVVNDYPEYRVAEVE; from the coding sequence ATGAATAAAATAGATATAAAATTTAAAGTTTTGATGTTTCTGATAGCAGCATTTGCCATCAATGGAATAGTTACCTCTTGTACCTTATTCGGATTGGATTTACAAGAAGAGTATCCGTATGAGTATTCGTCAAAAGACCCCAATATCTACATGACTGCTTACGAGTTTGTAGAGAGTCGCCAATTTAATGATATGTCCAGAATGTATGCGGCCATTAATTTAACCGGGCTTCAAGCGGAATATGAAAAGGAAGGGCGCACATTCATGATTTTGAATGATGGTGCATTTGGGAACTACATGAATGATAATCATTTAGATGATATTGCAAGTGCTGATGTGGAAACCTTGAAAAATTATTTGATGAGTAACATTGCAAATGGCGAATATACTTCGTTGGAGCTTTCAACGGTTCCTATGGAGATGGATATATTATTCAAAAACGATTCAACTAAATTGTTCTTAAACCGAAGACCTGTCGGTGCTTCAACCGCTAATAAGTATCAAATTCATGTCAATAACTTCCCTGGAACCTTGAAGTATTTCAGTGTAAGGACATCAAATATTATTGCGACTAACGGAGTCATTCATGTGGTGAATGATTATCCAGAGTATCGTGTAGCAGAAGTGGAATAG
- a CDS encoding alpha-galactosidase has product MIRVYWILTALFCLLNGWIEASEPCIASNRSNDVIAINTAGTSLIYSVNEGRLVFQYYGKRLGDSSAFRSRKFPTLYTTRDFSYDAFPAFGGGNINEPALSVIYGDGSVTTDLKYLGFQQTNVSQNIAKTIIRLKDNVKDLKVDLHLEVFKAEDVITQWVEITNGENTPVTLKNVYSAFLNIKAIGYYLTHFHGAWANEMTLTEEKLEPGIKAIESKKGVRTTQSDNSAFILSMDHPSLENEGECIGGALAWSGNYKMSFQVDEQGTVNILGGINPFMSDYKLETGKSFETPKMVYSYSAEGRGQVSRNLHDWARNYNLHHGTTPRPIVLNSWEGAYFSFDENVITEMIDGAASFGVEMFVLDDGWFGNEYPRDNPRAGLGDWQTNLKKLPRGLDYLVDYANSKGVGFGLWIEPEMVNPESVLAKKHPEWIVQSPGHEKLTLRNQLLLDLSNPKVQQFVWNTVDSILTAHSEIAYLKWDANRHVENVGSSYLPADKQTHFWIEYTRGLYWVYEKIRAKYPDVILQACSSGGGRLDFGSLKYHDEFWTSDDTDPLKRLYIQYGTNLIYPPVATAAHVSTSPNHQTGTMTPLKFRFDVAMTGRLGMELQPKDLKGQDSLFAMNAIKEYKKIRPLIAAGDLYRFNSPYEDDGWISLMYVSKTKESSVLFAFSTKLHNRGQFLNVKLRGLDPSKTYLIKEINAIDERVFWGDQMTFTGDYLINVGVDLNLTKPCESAVFEITEVM; this is encoded by the coding sequence ATGATAAGAGTTTATTGGATTTTGACTGCTCTTTTTTGTTTGCTGAATGGCTGGATTGAAGCCTCAGAACCATGTATTGCTTCAAACAGATCCAACGATGTAATTGCCATCAATACTGCTGGCACATCCCTGATTTATTCTGTCAATGAAGGGCGGCTGGTCTTTCAGTACTATGGGAAACGTTTGGGTGATTCCTCAGCTTTTAGATCAAGAAAATTTCCGACACTTTATACAACACGAGATTTCAGCTACGATGCATTTCCAGCTTTTGGCGGTGGCAACATCAATGAACCTGCCTTGAGCGTAATTTACGGGGATGGGAGTGTAACCACAGATTTAAAGTATCTGGGTTTTCAGCAAACCAATGTTTCGCAGAACATTGCCAAAACAATTATTCGGCTAAAAGACAATGTGAAAGACTTGAAAGTCGATTTGCACCTGGAGGTATTCAAAGCTGAAGATGTCATTACCCAGTGGGTTGAAATCACCAACGGTGAAAATACTCCAGTTACACTGAAAAACGTCTATTCGGCTTTTTTGAACATCAAGGCTATAGGCTACTATCTGACCCATTTTCACGGTGCCTGGGCTAACGAGATGACATTGACCGAAGAAAAACTGGAACCGGGGATTAAAGCCATCGAATCGAAAAAAGGGGTTCGGACTACACAAAGTGATAATTCAGCATTCATTCTTTCGATGGATCATCCCTCACTGGAAAACGAAGGGGAATGCATTGGCGGTGCTTTGGCCTGGTCCGGGAATTACAAAATGTCCTTTCAAGTTGATGAACAAGGGACTGTGAACATTCTTGGAGGGATTAACCCGTTTATGTCCGATTACAAGCTCGAAACCGGCAAAAGTTTTGAAACACCAAAGATGGTGTATTCATACAGTGCCGAAGGCCGGGGACAAGTTTCCAGAAACCTGCACGATTGGGCGAGAAATTACAATCTGCATCATGGAACAACACCAAGGCCTATCGTTTTAAATAGTTGGGAAGGGGCTTATTTTTCATTTGATGAAAATGTCATTACTGAGATGATTGACGGTGCAGCCAGCTTCGGTGTTGAAATGTTTGTACTCGATGACGGTTGGTTTGGGAATGAATATCCAAGAGATAACCCACGAGCTGGTTTGGGCGATTGGCAAACCAATCTTAAAAAGCTTCCGCGTGGGCTTGATTACCTGGTTGATTATGCCAATTCAAAAGGGGTAGGTTTTGGTTTGTGGATTGAACCTGAAATGGTTAACCCGGAAAGTGTTCTGGCGAAAAAGCACCCTGAATGGATTGTGCAAAGTCCGGGGCATGAGAAACTTACCCTGAGGAACCAGCTTTTGCTTGACCTTTCGAACCCAAAAGTTCAGCAGTTTGTATGGAATACGGTGGACAGTATTCTCACAGCTCATTCTGAAATTGCCTACTTAAAATGGGATGCCAATCGCCATGTCGAAAATGTTGGATCAAGTTATTTACCGGCAGACAAACAAACCCACTTTTGGATTGAATACACCAGAGGTCTTTACTGGGTTTATGAAAAGATCAGGGCTAAATATCCGGATGTGATTTTGCAAGCCTGTTCTTCGGGAGGAGGTCGTCTGGACTTTGGTTCACTGAAATACCACGATGAGTTTTGGACTTCAGACGATACCGATCCTTTAAAGAGACTTTATATCCAATACGGCACTAACCTGATTTATCCACCAGTGGCAACCGCAGCCCATGTTTCAACCAGCCCAAACCACCAGACAGGAACGATGACTCCTTTAAAGTTTCGTTTTGATGTGGCCATGACGGGACGTTTAGGCATGGAACTTCAGCCCAAAGATTTAAAAGGACAGGATAGTCTTTTTGCAATGAATGCAATTAAGGAATACAAAAAGATCAGACCATTGATTGCAGCAGGTGACTTGTATCGTTTTAATTCACCATATGAAGATGACGGATGGATCTCGTTAATGTATGTTTCGAAAACTAAAGAATCTTCCGTCCTTTTTGCGTTTAGTACAAAGCTTCACAATCGGGGACAATTCTTAAATGTCAAACTGAGAGGGCTGGACCCTTCAAAAACATATTTAATAAAAGAAATTAATGCTATTGATGAACGTGTGTTTTGGGGAGATCAAATGACTTTTACCGGAGATTACCTGATAAATGTGGGTGTTGATCTAAACCTGACCAAACCCTGCGAAAGCGCAGTTTTTGAAATCACTGAAGTTATGTAG